From a single Fragaria vesca subsp. vesca unplaced genomic scaffold, FraVesHawaii_1.0 scf0513181, whole genome shotgun sequence genomic region:
- the LOC101305629 gene encoding tyrosine-sulfated glycopeptide receptor 1-like, which yields MSLYSCKSLKAVRLGLNDMQGEIQPEILSLESLSFLSLSYSRLSNITKAMNILRYSKSLIFLSLAFSYEADEESPADFGIADFDGFQRLRFLSLGGCNLVGEIPAWLSKLKNLAVLSLYKNKLTGPVPSQLGTLPRLFYLHLGSNRIVGEFPKQLLRLPMLVSESNQTADSDDAHLELPVITYPNRGTGQQYNSLSFFPRGICLGNNNFYGSIPTEISELDRLQSLELNNNNFTGDIPAQTSNLKELNVLQLSKNHLSGKIPSSLTSLNFLSNLNVSYNNLEGQIPKGTQIQGFDVSLFEGNPKLCGLPLPNECPTIKGIESIDDLDVDNDNEHQTAWVSVPVGLGFIVGFWGVCCSLIFNQTWRYAYFRFTEKVQDIFYVMIVLHINKMKRMLEASSF from the coding sequence ATGAGTCTTTATTCATGCAAGTCCCTGAAAGCAGTTCGACTTGGTTTAAACGATATGCAAGGAGAAATACAACCTGAGATTCTATCATTGGAATCCTTATCCTTCCTCTCACTCTCTTATAGTCGATTGAGCAACATCACAAAGGCAATGAACATATTGAGGTATTCCAAAAGTCTTATATTTTTATCCTTGGCATTTAGTTATGAAGCAGACGAGGAAAGTCCAGCTGATTTTGGCATAGCAGATTTTGATGGGTTTCAACGTCTTCGATTTTTGAGTTTGGGTGGTTGTAACCTCGTTGGTGAGATACCTGCATGGTTATCAAAGCTCAAGAATCTAGCAGTCTTGagtttatataaaaataaactcaCAGGGCCAGTTCCAAGTCAACTAGGGACTCTCCCAAGGTTGTTTTATCTGCATCTAGGTTCAAACAGAATTGTAGGTGAATTTCCAAAGCAACTTTTGAGACTACCTATGTTGGTTTCTGAATCTAATCAAACTGCAGATTCTGATGATGCTCATCTTGAATTGCCTGTAATCACATATCCAAACAGAGGTACAGGTCAGCAATACAATTCCTTGTCTTTTTTTCCACGGGGTATATGCTTGGGAAACAACAACTTCTATGGAAGTATACCTACTGAAATCAGCGAATTAGACCGTCTCCAAAGCTTGGAGCTTAACAACAATAACTTCACCGGCGACATCCCCGCCCAAACATCTAACCTCAAGGAATTGAATGTTTTGCAACTCTCCAAGAATCATTTGTCCGGAAAAATCCCATCATCACTGACTAGTCTGAACTTTCTGTCAAATCTTAATGTCTCCTACAACAATTTGGAAGGACAAATACCAAAAGGCACTCAAATCCAAGGCTTTGATGTATCTTTATTCGAAGGGAACCCCAAACTTTGTGGTCTTCCACTTCCAAATGAGTGTCCAACAATTAAGGGAATTGAATCAATTGATGACCTAGACGTGGACAACGACAACGAGCATCAAACTGCATGGGTTTCTGTTCCTGTTGGGCTTGGGTTCATTGTAGGATTCTGGGGAGTCTGTTGTTCATTGATTTTCAACCAGACGTGGAGATATGCATACTTCCGATTCACAGAAAAAGTACAAGACATATTTTATGTAATGATCGTTCTGCACATCAACAAGATGAAGAGAATGCTTGAGGCTTCCTCTTTTTAA